The proteins below come from a single Staphylococcus sp. MI 10-1553 genomic window:
- a CDS encoding zinc-binding alcohol dehydrogenase family protein, translated as MEAIIARQPFQLAEGQKFEKVSRELPTPEAHDILVKVHATGVNPVDTKMRQALLNADARVLGFDAAGVVEVVGDAVTDFKPGDRVYYSGSNQRDGSNQTYQLVNENYLALMPETLSFAEAAALPLTAITAYETLFDVFNISPKPQENQGKTLFIINGAGGVGSIVTQIAKAYGLTVITTASRPETRAWSEKMGADIVLNHQEDLAKQFDDQNLSCPNYIFCTYDTDYYYDVMIDLVQPRGHIATIVAFNQDQDLNALKQKSITFTHEFMFARAIHGVDEWMYRKYLEDVTTKVDSGQYQTTLNSVLSGLTPENVFKAHEMMEAQSHIGKLVIEIVE; from the coding sequence ATGGAAGCAATTATTGCACGACAACCGTTCCAATTAGCAGAAGGTCAAAAGTTTGAAAAAGTATCGCGTGAGCTCCCAACACCAGAGGCGCATGATATTTTAGTCAAAGTGCATGCGACTGGGGTGAATCCGGTTGATACGAAAATGCGTCAGGCACTGTTAAATGCTGATGCGCGTGTACTGGGTTTTGATGCGGCAGGTGTGGTTGAAGTGGTCGGTGATGCGGTTACGGATTTCAAACCGGGTGACCGTGTATATTATTCAGGATCGAATCAACGAGATGGCTCCAATCAGACATATCAGCTCGTGAATGAAAATTATTTGGCGCTTATGCCAGAAACATTGTCATTTGCTGAGGCGGCGGCGTTACCTTTAACAGCGATTACGGCTTACGAAACATTGTTCGATGTATTCAATATTTCTCCAAAACCTCAAGAGAATCAAGGAAAAACGTTATTCATCATTAACGGTGCGGGTGGTGTTGGAAGTATCGTCACACAAATTGCGAAAGCGTATGGTCTGACTGTCATCACTACAGCATCTCGTCCTGAAACGAGAGCTTGGTCTGAAAAAATGGGTGCTGATATTGTATTGAATCATCAAGAAGACTTGGCTAAACAGTTTGATGACCAAAACTTGTCGTGTCCCAATTACATTTTCTGTACATATGATACAGACTACTATTATGATGTGATGATCGATTTAGTTCAGCCAAGAGGTCATATTGCGACGATTGTAGCGTTTAATCAGGATCAAGATTTGAATGCTTTGAAACAGAAAAGCATTACGTTTACGCATGAGTTTATGTTTGCGCGTGCGATTCATGGTGTAGATGAATGGATGTACCGCAAATATTTAGAAGATGTGACTACAAAAGTCGATTCAGGTCAATATCAAACGACATTAAATTCAGTTTTGTCAGGTTTAACGCCTGAGAATGTATTTAAAGCGCATGAAATGATGGAAGCCCAATCACATATTGGCAAACTTGTCATTGAAATTGTTGAATAA